From Salvia splendens isolate huo1 chromosome 3, SspV2, whole genome shotgun sequence, a single genomic window includes:
- the LOC121794615 gene encoding 65-kDa microtubule-associated protein 6-like: MMTAAFGSDSISFHTSNTCNTLLKELQQLWTEIGETQSDKDRMLMELERECLEVYRRKVDEAANAKACLHQSIASLEAEVAMLIATLVEININLPVQSDKKAQSLKGKLASVRPLAEDLKLKKEERMKQFADIKSQIEKISGEISGYGSTASSISALTMEEQDLSVRKLTEHQSKLRVLQKEKSERLQKVMDYVNEVHTLCGILSIDFSQTVSDIHPSLHGSSMGLVTNISDSTLEGLDQAVLKLKTEKKFRLQKLKDVSGSLFELWNLMDTSKEDKASLLRITSVLGLSESEIVQPGALSPEIVQQVSAEVERLTKLKTSRLKELVLKKRSELEDICCKIHIQPDQSTAAEKTSALIDSGLVDPSELLANIEAQICRVKDEALSRKEIMEKIDRWLSACDEEKWLEDYNLDHNRYSAGRGAHINLKRAERARIMINKIPAVVDNLISRTLAWEKEKQKLFLYDGVRLVSILEDYKQARRLKEEEKRRARDQKKLQDMLHTEIESIYGSKPIPRRSNSFRNQNGHRAYGNGSVTPSPRRNSVGAATPELLTPRSYSGRQNGYFKEMRRLSTAPLNFVAIPKEDTISFSSIGGSEPESPPQV; this comes from the exons ATGATGACTGCTGCGTTTGGGAGTGATTCCATCAGTTTCCATACAAGCAATACTTGTAATACTCTGCTCAAAGAACTTCAg CAACTATGGACTGAAATTGGGGAGACTCAATCTGATAAAGACCGCATGTTAATGGAGCTTGAAAGAGAGTGTTTGGAGGTATACAGAAGAAAGGTTGATGAGGCCGCAAATGCCAAGGCTTGCCTTCATCAATCTATTGCTTCCCTGGAAGCTGAGGTTGCAATGCTTATTGCAACTCTCGTGGAAATCAACATTAATTTGCCG GTGCAGTCTGACAAGAAAGCCCAATCTTTGAAAGGGAAACTAGCCTCAGTCAGACCGTTAGCGGAAGACCTAAAACTAAAGAAGGAGGAAAGAATGAAACAATTTGCAGATATCAAGTCACAAATTGAGAAAATTAGCGGCGAGATCTCTGGTTATGGCAGTACTGCCAGTTCCATAAGCGCCTTGACTATGGAAGAACAAGACTTGTCAGTGAGAAAACTCACGGAACATCAATCAAAACTTCGTGTTCTTCAGAAAGAGAAG TCTGAGCGTCTCCAGAAAGTCATGGATTATGTTAACGAAGTCCATACTTTGTGTGGTATCCTTAGTATAGATTTTAGCCAAACTGTGAGTGATATTCACCCAAGCTTGCATGGTTCAAGTATGGGGCTTGTTACGAATATCAGCGACAGCACATTGGAGGGACTTGATCAAGCTGTCCTTAAGTTGAAAACGGAGAAAAAGTTCCGTCTTCAAAAG TTGAAAGATGTTTCCGGGTCTCTCTTTGAACTCTGGAACTTGATGGACACATCGAAAGAAGACAAGGCTAGCTTACTGAGAATTACTTCTGTCCTTGGTTTGTCAGAATCAGAAATTGTGCAACCAGGCGCTCTTTCGCCGGAGATAGTTCAGCAG GTATCGGCAGAGGTTGAGAGGCTCACAAAACTAAAAACAAGTAGGTTGAAGGAACTTGTGCTGAAGAAGAGGTCGGAGTTGGAAGATATTTGTTGTAAAATTCATATTCAACCAGATCAAAGCACAGCTGCTGAAAAAACCAGTGCATTGATTGATTCAG GCTTGGTGGATCCAAGTGAGCTCTTAGCTAACATCGAGGCACAAATATGTAGAGTCAAAGACGAAGCTTTAAGCCGCAAAGAAATAATGGAAAAGATAGACCGGTGGCTTTCTGCATGTGATGAGGAAAAGTGGCTTGAAGATTATAACCTT GATCACAATCGTTACAGTGCTGGAAGAGGTGCACATATAAACCTTAAGCGTGCAGAGCGAGCAAGGATCATGATAAATAAGATTCCAG CTGTGGTTGATAATCTAATTAGCAGGACTCTTGCATGGGAGAAGGAGAAACAGAAGCTGTTTCTTTATGATGGA GTGCGTTTGGTGTCAATTTTGGAGGACTACAAACAAGCCAGACGACTCaaggaagaggagaagaggaGAGCTCGG GATCAGAAGAAACTGCAAGATATGCTACATACTGAGATAGAATCTATATATGGGTCTAAGCCAATTCCCAGGAGAAGCAACAGCTTCAGGAATCAAAACGGCCATCGAGCATATGGGAATGGATCGGTGACACCCTCGCCTCGTCGCAACTCAGTTGGTGCTGCAACTCCCGAGCTCCTTACACCACGTTCATATTCAGGACGCCAAAACGGCTATTTCAAGGAAATGAGAAGGCTCTCCACTGCACCTCTGAACTTTGTTGCTATACCCAAAGAAGATACCATCTCATTTTCCTCTATTGGTGGCTCGGAGCCTGAGTCCCCTCCTCAAGTCTGA
- the LOC121794616 gene encoding alanine--tRNA ligase-like, which produces MRVYTIKGSSWSISSLARRALKLPPPSPRSHLPPAATATLPSLALSLPAHFYSTCTGIISAEASSSTPSMGSQATEIEWPAKKVRETFIKFFEDKSHINWISSPVVPHNDPTLLFANAGMNQFKPIFLGTVDPNTDLSKLKRACNTQKCIRAGGKHNDLDDVGKDTYHHTFFEMLGNWSFGDYFKNEAIEWAWELLTKVYKLPADRIYATYFGGDEKLGLPADFEARDKWLQVLPPNRVLPFGCKDNFWEMGDTGPCGPCTEIHFDRIGGRDAASFVNNDDPTVIEIWNLVFIQFNREADGVLKSLPAKHVDTGMGFERLTSILQNKMSNYDTDIFMPIFDAIQQATKAHPYSGKVGSDDLDTVDMAYRVVSDHIRTISFAIADGSCPGNDGREYVLRRILRRAVRYGTEVLKAQPGFFNGLVQVVVDVMSDVFPELKEHAVKIREIIADEEASFGRTLTKGIEKFKKAAQEVQGKTLSGQDAFDLWDTYGFPLDLTQLMAEERGLTVDSEGFNLAMNKARERSRSAQNKQAGAVIAMDADATASLHKKGVSATDDSFKFSWFLDHTSAIKAVYTGSEFLESVVPGEEVGLILETTSFYAEQGGQIHDTGIIEGPDGAFEVSNVQIYGGFVIHIGSFRGKTGRLYIGDKVVCKVDYDRRTLIAPNHTCTHMLNFALREVLGNHVDQKGSIVLPEKLRYDFSHGKPVKPEELRKIESIVNEQIKAELDVFAKETKLADAKRVNGLRAVFGEVYPDPVRIVSVGRKVEDLLANPESEEWLSISAELCGGTHISNTREAKAFALLSEEGIAKGIRRITAVTLDYAFKAFELASSLELEINEASKTEGSILEQKVTSLNSRLEGASVPSATKADLKAKISVLQSQVIKAKKKIAEEHVRKAIEAAIQTAEGASSNGKNYCISLVDVGSDTTAIREAVVKVMEQKGIAVMVFSKDETVNKAFVCAGVPEKDGKYKELNVTEWLKKVLELISGKGGGGKGGLAQGQGSDASRIETAMDVAESFAALKLE; this is translated from the exons ATGAGGGTTTACACCATCAAAGGTAGCAGTTGGAGCATTTCCTCTTTGGCCCGCAGAGCTCTCAAACTTCCGCCGCCATCACCTCGCTCTCATCTGCCGCCGGCTGCTACTGCCACACTCCCGAGTCTCGCGCTCTCCCTTCCGGCTCACTTCTACAGCACCTGTACCGGTATTATTTCGGCAGAAGCGTCATCATCAACGCCTTCTATGGGGTCTCAGGCTACTGAAATCGAGTGGCCGGCGAAGAAAGTTAGGGAAACATTCATCAAATTCTTCGAGGACAAATCTCACATCAATTGGATATCGAGCCCTGTTGTTCCGCATAATGATCCCACTCTTCTATTTGCTAATGCCG GTATGAATCAGTTCAAGCCAATCTTCCTGGGCACGGTCGACCCTAATACGGACTTGAGCAAACTCAAGCGTGCTTGCAACACTCAGAAGTGTATTCGTGCTGGCGGCAAGCATAATGATCTTGATGATGTGGGCAAGGATACCTACCACCACACCTTCTTCGAGAtgcttggcaattggtctttcgGGGACTATTTCAAGAATGAGGCCATTGAATGGGCTTGGGAGCTTCTTACCAAG GTATATAAGTTGCCTGCGGATAGAATTTATGCGACCTATTTTGGTGGTGATGAGAAACTTGGTCTTCCTGCTGACTTTGAAGCGAGGGATAAGTGGCTCCAAGTTCTTCCTCCCAACCGTGTCTTGCCTTTTGGTTGTAAA GATAACTTTTGGGAGATGGGGGATACTGGGCCATGCGGACCCTGTACTGAAATCCATTTTGATAGGATTGGCGGACGTGATGCTGCATCCTTTGTGAACAATGATGACCCTACAGTAATTGAAATATGGAATCTTGTGTTTATTCAG TTTAACAGGGAAGCTGATGGAGTACTGAAATCTCTACCGGCGAAACATGTTGACACTGGGATGGGTTTTGAAAGATTAACTTCTATTCTTCAAAATAAGATGAGCAATTACGACACTGATATATTCATGCCTATATTTGATGCAATACAACAG GCTACTAAAGCCCACCCATACTCTGGGAAAGTTGGATCTGATGACCTAGACACGGTTGACATGGCCTACAGGGTGGTCTCTGACCACATTAGAACGATTTCGTTCGCCATTGCTGATGGTTCTTGCCCAG GTAATGATGGACGGGAATATGTGTTGAGGCGCATCCTTCGACGAGCTGTCAGATATGGTACTGAAGTCCTGAAAGCCCAGCCAGGCTTTTTCAATGG GCTGGTGCAAGTAGTGGTGGATGTCATGAGTGATGTTTTTCCAGAGCTGAAAGAACATGCCGTTAAGATTAGGGAAATCATTGCGGATGAAGAGGCCAGCTTTGGCAGGACTTTGACTAAA GGAATTGAGAAATTTAAGAAGGCTGCTCAAGAAGTCCAAGGGAAAACACTTAGTGGACAG GATGCATTTGACTTGTGGGATACCTATGGATTTCCATTGGATTTAACGCAG CTGATGGCCGAAGAACGAGGCTTGACAGTGGATTCGGAAGGCTTTAATCTAGCTATGAATAAAGCACGGGAAAGGTCAAGGAGTGCACAGAATAAG CAAGCTGGTGCTGTTATTGCCATGGATGCCGATGCTACTGCCTCATTGCACAAGAAAGGGGTTTCTGCTACGGATGACTCATTCAAATTTAGTTGGTTTCTG GACCATACAAGTGCGATTAAAGCCGTTTACACTGGGAGTGAATTCCTTGAAAGTGTTGTCCCTGGTGAAGAAGTTGGCTTGATCCTTGAGACTACTAGTTTCTATGCTGAGCAAGGTGGCCAG ATACATGATACAGGAATAATTGAAGGCCCTGATGGAGCTTTCGAAGTGAGCAATGTTCAGATTTATGGTGGGTTTGTTATTCATATTGGTTCTTTTAGAGGAAAGACTGGCAGGCTTTACATCGGCGATAAAGTGGTTTGTAAG GTTGACTATGATAGACGAACATTGATTGCTCCCAATCATACCTGCACACACATGTTGAATTTTGCGCTAAGG GAGGTACTTGGTAACCATGTCGACCAGAAAGGATCCATAGTTCTTCCTGAGAAGCTGAGATATGACTTTTCTCATG GGAAGCCTGTGAAGCCGGAGGAACTAAGAAAAATCGAGTCCATTGTGAATGAGCAGATTAAGGCTGAACTGGATGTTTTTGCAAAGGAAACCAAGCTTGCTGATGCTAAACGTGTGAATGGTCTAAGAGCTGTTTTTGGGGAG GTGTATCCTGATCCTGTTCGGATTGTATCAGTCGGTCGCAAAGTGGAGGATTTACTTGCAAATCCTGAAAGTGAGGAATGGTTATCAATATCTGCTGAGTTATGTGGAG GTACACATATATCAAATACAAGGGAAGCGAAAGCATTCGCACTCTTATCCGAGGAAGGAATTGCTAAAGGAATTCGTAGAATTACAGCAGTCACATTGGATTATGCTTTCAAAGCTTTTGAGCTGGCATCATCACTTGAACTAGAAATAAATGAAGCATCTAAGACTGAAGGAAGCATTCTGGAGCAG AAAGTAACATCCTTGAATAGTCGTCTGGAAGGAGCATCCGTCCCTTCTGCAACAAAAGCGGATCTCAAGGCAAAAATTTCTGTGCTTCAG AGCCAAGTCATTAAAGCCAAAAAGAAGATAGCTGAAGAACACGTGCGGAAAGCCATTGAAGCAGCCATACAAACAGCTGAAGGTGCTTCATCGAATGGAAAGAACTACTGCATTTCACTTGTTGATGTTGGTTCTGATACTACTGCCATTCGTGAGGCAGTTGTCAAAGTCATGGAGCAGAAG GGGATTGCAGTGATGGTCTTTAGCAAAGACGAAACAGTGAACAAGGCTTTTGTTTGTGCTGGTGTACCAGAGAAAGATGGCAAGTACAAGGAGTTAAACGTTACGGAATGGTTGAAGAAGGTTTTGGAGTTGATAAGTGGAAAAGGAGGTGGAGGAAAAGGAGGCCTTGCTCAAGGGCAG GGGAGTGATGCATCGCGCATTGAAACTGCAATGGATGTGGCGGAGTCCTTTGCGGCACTCAAGTTGGAATGA
- the LOC121794618 gene encoding cytochrome P450 89A2-like has translation MGVSMEMNKMDKNTKDYHYPRIRIVKHTKMEAWFLIIVSLCVAALLKSTLALLSPRTKRLPPGPPALPLIGNLIWLRKPISDLEQVLRRLKPRYGPIITVKIAHRFFVFVNGHSIAHQALVQHGALFADRPAPPATSTYLNAPRKTISASSYGPTWRLLRRNLTQEILHPSRVRGYSASRRWVLSLLMDRIRAAAKSEYSVKLVDHFQYAMFCLLVLLCFGDKLKEDQIKEIEASQRKILVNFQRFNVLNFWPRLGRIIFRKRWQLLFELRNEQDRILIPLIRARIESKKAKKTNEEEDELVAYVDTLADLILPEENRKLHEEEIVSLCSEFLTAGTDTTSTALQWIMANLVKQQEIQEKVYREIIGVVKGEVVEEEDLQRMPYLKAVVLEALRRHPPGHFVLPHRVKEEVELEGHRIPKDTYVNFMVADMNWDAKVWEEPMEFKPERFVAACEGEGFDVTGSREIKMMPFGAGRRVCPGFTVALLHLEYFVANFIRSFKWEADGEVDLTEKQEFTIVMKNPLRARITPRN, from the coding sequence ATGGGTGTGAGCATGGAGATgaataaaatggataaaaacaCGAAGGATTATCATTATCCTAGAATAAGAATAGTGAAACACACAAAAATGGAGGCTTGGTTCCTCATCATCGTCTCACTCTGCGTCGCCGCCCTACTCAAATCCACACTCGCCCTTTTATCGCCGCGCACCAAGCGCCTCCCGCCCGGCCCTCCAGCGCTCCCCCTCATCGGCAACCTCATCTGGCTCCGCAAGCCCATCTCCGACCTCGAGCAAGTCCTCCGCCGCCTCAAGCCCCGCTATGGCCCCATCATCACCGTCAAAATCGCCCACCGCTTCTTCGTCTTCGTCAACGGCCACTCCATCGCCCACCAGGCCCTCGTCCAGCACGGCGCGCTCTTCGCCGACCGCCCCGCCCCCCCTGCCACCAGCACCTACCTCAACGCGCCTCGGAAAACCATCAGCGCCTCCTCCTACGGCCCCACGTGGCGCCTCCTCCGCCGCAACCTCACGCAGGAGATCCTCCACCCCTCCCGCGTCAGAGGATACTCCGCGTCGCGCCGATGGGTGCTGTCTCTCCTCATGGATCGCATCCGCGCCGCCGCCAAGTCGGAATACTCCGTTAAACTGGTTGATCACTTCCAATACGCCATGTTCTGTCTCCTCGTGCTGCTGTGTTTTGGGGATAAGCTGAAGGAGGATCAAATCAAGGAGATCGAAGCGAGTCAGCGTAAAATCCTCGTGAATTTCCAGAGATTCAACGTTCTCAATTTCTGGCCGCGGCTAGGGCGCATCATTTTCCGCAAGCGATGGCAGCTGCTGTTTGAGCTCCGCAACGAGCAGGATAGAATCCTGATTCCTCTCATCAGAGCGAGAATTGAATCGAAGAAAGCGAAGAAGACGAACGAGGAGGAAGATGAATTGGTGGCGTATGTCGACACACTAGCGGATCTAATTCTACCGGAAGAGAACAGAAAGCTTCACGAGGAGGAAATCGTCAGCTTATGTAGCGAATTTCTCACAGCCGGCACCGATACAACATCAACAGCACTGCAATGGATCATGGCGAATCTAGTGAAGCAGCAGGAGATTCAGGAGAAAGTGTACCGGGAGATAATCGGCGTGGTGAAGGGAGAggtggttgaggaggaggatctGCAGAGGATGCCCTACCTTAAGGCGGTGGTGCTGGAGGCGCTGCGGCGGCATCCGCCAGGGCACTTTGTGCTACCGCACAGGGTGAAGGAGGAGGTGGAGCTGGAGGGGCACAGAATCCCCAAGGATACGTATGTGAATTTCATGGTGGCGGACATGAATTGGGACGCGAAAGTGTGGGAGGAGCCGATGGAGTTCAAGCCGGAGAGGTTTGTGGCAGCGTGCGAGGGGGAAGGGTTCGACGTGACGGGCAGCAGAGAGATAAAGATGATGCCATTTGGGGCAGGGAGGAGAGTGTGCCCAGGATTCACGGTGGCGCTACTGCATCTGGAGTATTTCGTTGCGAATTTCATacgcagtttcaagtgggaagCAGATGGTGAAGTGGATCTTACTGAGAAGCAGGAGTTCACCATTGTCATGAAAAATCCACTGCGTGCACGCATCACTCCCAGAAACTAA